From Methanomassiliicoccales archaeon LGM-RCC1, one genomic window encodes:
- a CDS encoding AAA family ATPase, producing the protein MRRKITEKMASWKDDSQRKAILIRGCRQIGKTYIIRDFISSNYECYMEFNLEERKDIAQLFRDKNLTAPAIIDRLIFDSPDIKKIVPGNSAIFLDEIQSCTEAYASLKALADDGRFDIFASGSLLGVMLNDLQDQSPLGYVNMIDMYPMDFEEFLWAMGIDPEYTEYIRKCILRCERIDEFILTRISDLFRRYLVVGGMPAAVIDYASKQDYSSVRSILGDIAELIGQDAQRYSKGAQRMHIDACLKSIPEQLAKPNKKFQYTRIEKRKGVGKRIYGPALMWLKNAGLIHICNNVTEPVSPLRERTVADVFKIYLADTGILMALTEENIEGTIVNRDPLANNGMVMENAVACALRSKGYTLRYYEKTNSTLEIEFVVNLQGSITAMEVKSGRKKKSKSLKMVFTTTHTVGRAIKLSEGNVFKDENGVEHYPLFGVCFFPDTSYSDIGPIDYMDDLKGRLRMIGGKDAPDESRIALKRLGMRNSAKDA; encoded by the coding sequence GTGAGACGCAAAATTACTGAGAAAATGGCTTCATGGAAGGACGATTCCCAAAGGAAGGCTATCTTGATCCGCGGCTGCCGCCAGATTGGGAAAACGTACATCATACGTGATTTCATATCATCCAATTACGAATGTTACATGGAGTTCAACCTGGAAGAGCGCAAAGACATCGCCCAGCTCTTCAGGGATAAGAATCTTACAGCCCCTGCGATAATCGACCGTTTGATATTCGACTCCCCCGATATCAAAAAGATCGTACCGGGCAATTCAGCAATCTTTCTGGACGAGATCCAATCGTGTACTGAAGCATATGCGTCCCTGAAGGCTCTCGCCGACGATGGCAGATTCGACATATTCGCCTCCGGATCGCTTCTGGGGGTCATGTTGAACGATCTTCAGGATCAATCCCCGCTGGGGTATGTGAACATGATAGACATGTATCCCATGGATTTTGAGGAATTCCTGTGGGCAATGGGGATCGATCCCGAATATACGGAATACATCAGGAAATGCATCCTCAGATGCGAGAGGATCGACGAATTCATACTGACGAGAATATCGGATCTGTTCAGAAGATATCTCGTGGTCGGAGGGATGCCTGCAGCCGTCATCGATTACGCCTCCAAACAGGATTACTCCAGCGTGCGCTCGATCCTCGGTGATATAGCTGAGCTCATAGGACAGGATGCGCAGAGATATTCCAAAGGTGCGCAGAGGATGCACATAGATGCATGTCTGAAATCCATTCCGGAACAGCTTGCAAAACCCAATAAGAAATTCCAATACACCCGCATAGAGAAGAGGAAAGGCGTGGGAAAGAGGATCTACGGCCCTGCGCTGATGTGGCTCAAGAATGCCGGTCTGATCCACATATGCAACAATGTCACGGAACCGGTGTCCCCTCTGAGAGAAAGAACCGTCGCTGATGTGTTCAAGATCTATTTGGCCGATACGGGCATACTGATGGCGCTGACAGAGGAAAACATCGAAGGGACGATCGTCAACAGGGATCCTCTGGCCAACAACGGGATGGTCATGGAGAACGCCGTTGCCTGCGCCCTTAGATCCAAAGGATACACCCTGAGATACTATGAGAAAACCAACAGCACCTTGGAGATAGAATTCGTGGTTAACCTTCAGGGAAGCATTACGGCCATGGAGGTGAAATCCGGTAGGAAAAAGAAGTCCAAGTCACTGAAAATGGTCTTCACAACGACTCATACCGTGGGCAGGGCGATCAAGCTTTCCGAGGGCAACGTATTCAAGGATGAGAACGGTGTGGAGCACTACCCGTTGTTCGGGGTCTGCTTCTTCCCTGATACTTCGTACAGCGATATCGGCCCCATCGATTATATGGACGACCTGAAGGGAAGGCTCAGAATGATCGGTGGAAAGGATGCGCCCGATGAGAGCAGAATCGCCTTAAAAAGATTGGGAATGAGAAACAGCGCAAAAGATGCTTAG
- a CDS encoding GNAT family N-acetyltransferase — MKAAHSDLIEIISRTEGLSIIRKGDERTKTRFCGESYRGYPCFDYTLPKGYDDHCISEICALQMIACRDGINISVDGHGILSLCPPGSKIGTFDFIMKGGLRLGMRYGFSVLTKLSSYEDYCVDMMNRYIDRDTWYVSNLAVEPAYQGKGLARKMLDPFLGYLDDIGCSAYLETHDASNVPFYEHFGFELAEVGKLPGTDIKHYGMIRRAQSNSD, encoded by the coding sequence ATGAAAGCCGCTCATTCTGATCTGATCGAGATCATCTCCAGGACAGAAGGGTTATCCATAATCCGCAAGGGCGATGAGCGCACAAAAACCAGGTTCTGCGGTGAGAGCTATAGAGGATATCCGTGCTTCGACTACACATTGCCGAAAGGCTATGATGATCATTGCATCTCTGAGATATGCGCGTTGCAGATGATCGCCTGCAGGGACGGGATCAACATATCTGTCGACGGGCACGGCATATTGTCCCTCTGCCCTCCGGGATCGAAGATAGGGACATTCGATTTCATCATGAAAGGAGGCCTCAGGCTGGGCATGAGGTACGGATTCAGTGTCCTGACAAAGCTGTCATCCTATGAGGACTACTGCGTAGACATGATGAACAGGTACATAGACAGGGACACATGGTACGTATCCAATCTGGCCGTAGAGCCCGCCTATCAGGGTAAGGGCCTGGCCAGGAAGATGCTTGACCCCTTCCTCGGTTACCTTGACGACATAGGTTGCTCCGCCTATCTGGAAACCCATGATGCATCCAACGTTCCCTTCTATGAGCATTTCGGTTTCGAACTGGCGGAAGTGGGGAAGCTCCCAGGAACCGACATCAAGCACTATGGGATGATCAGAAGGGCTCAATCGAATTCCGATTGA